From Salvia splendens isolate huo1 chromosome 3, SspV2, whole genome shotgun sequence, a single genomic window includes:
- the LOC121796051 gene encoding 30S ribosomal protein S1, chloroplastic-like, which yields MASLAQQIGGLKCPPFLAGRKSSKFLSNSKSVLPRRRSVITAASVIANAQTRERMKLKEMFEDAYERCRTAPMEGVSFTVQDFNDALEKYDFTSEIGAKVKGKVYNTDSNGALVDITAKSSAYLPLREASIYNIKHIEEAGIVAGVVEEFVIIGENEADDSLILSLRSIQYDLAWERIRQLQAEDVVVKGKVVGANKGGIVALVEGLRGFVPFSQISTKSVAEDLLEKELPLKFVEVDEEQSRLVLSNRKAMADSQAQLGIGSVVVGTVQSLKPYGAFIDIGGINGLLHVSQISHDRVSDIATVLQPGDSLKVMILSHDRERGRVSLSTKKLEPTPGDMIRNPKLVFEKAEEMAQTFRQRIAQAEAMARADMLRFQPESGLSLSSEGILGPLTSELPEDGMDLSDIPPALD from the exons ATGGCATCTCTGGCGCAGCAAATTGGCGGTCTGAAGTGCCCGCCGTTTTTAGCAGGTAGGAAGAGTAGCAAATTCTTATCCAACTCGAAGTCGGTGCTTCCGAGGAGGAGAAGCGTGATTACAGCGGCTTCAGTCATTGCTAACGCCCAGACGAGAGAGAGAATGAAGTTGAAGGAGATGTTCGAGGACGCCTACGAGCGCTGCCGCACCGCGCCAATGGAAGGCGTCTCCTTCACCGTCCAAGACTTCAATGACGCCCTAGAGAAATACGATTTCACCTCGGAAATTGGCGCCAAG GTAAAAGGAAAGGTTTACAATACAGACTCAAATGGAGCATTGGTAGACATAACTGCAAAGTCGTCAGCATACTTGCCTCTAAGAGAGGCATCCATCTATAATATCAAACACATAGAAGAGGCCGGCATTGTTGCTGGTGTAGTTGAAGAATTTGTGATTATTGGAGAGAACGAGGCTGATGATAGTTTGATATTGAGTCTTCGTTCGATTCAGTACGACCTTGCGTGGGAACGCATCAGACAGCTTCAAGCTGAAGATGTTGTTGTGAAGGGTAAG GTAGTTGGTGCTAACAAAGGTGGTATTGTGGCACTAGTGGAGGGTCTTCGTGGTTTTGTTCCATTTTCACAAATATCAACA AAATCGGTTGCAGAGGATCTTCTAGAAAAAGAACTTCCTCTTAAGTTTGTGGAGGTTGATGAGGAACAGTCGAGGCTAGTCCTCAGTAACCGCAAGGCCATGGCTGATAGCCAGGCACAGCTTGGAATTGGTTCTGTAGTAGTCGGCACTGTTCAGAGCTTGAAACCTTATGGTGCCTTCATTGACATTGGGGGAATTAACGGCCTTTTGCATGTCAGCCAGATAAGTCACGATCGTGTCTCAGATATAGCTACAGTTCTTCAGCCTGGTGACTCTTTGAAG GTTATGATTCTTAGCCATGACCGGGAGAGAGGTCGCGTGAGCCTATCAACTAAGAAGTTGGAGCCTACTCCTGGTGACATGATTCGCAACCCCAAGCTGGTTTTTGAAAAG GCCGAAGAGATGGCTCAGACATTCAGGCAACGAATAGCACAAGCAGAAGCCATGGCTCGTGCTGATATGCTAAGATTCCAACCTGAG AGCGGATTGTCTCTGAGCTCTGAAGGGATCTTAGGACCTCTGACTTCAGAGCTGCCAGAAGACGGTATGGACTTAAGCGACATCCCCCCAGCGTTAGATTAA